One stretch of Daphnia pulicaria isolate SC F1-1A chromosome 6, SC_F0-13Bv2, whole genome shotgun sequence DNA includes these proteins:
- the LOC124342611 gene encoding elongation factor G, mitochondrial-like, whose translation MFPHITATCLLRSAKCALRHARSSILYRKTISRSYAAVSKFSEHKELEKIRNIGISAHIDSGKTTLTERVLFYTGRIEEMHEVKGKDSVGAVMDSMELERQRGITIQSAATYTVWKDHNVNIIDTPGHVDFTVEVERALRVLDGAVLVLCAVGGVQSQTLTVNRQMKRYNVPCLAFINKLDRLGSNPYRVLHQLRTKLNHNASFLQLPIGLESECKGVIDLVHQRAIYFEGVLGTTIRYDEIPSDMRAESEDRRQELIESVSNVDEILGEIFLEEKVPTELDLMAAIRRSCIKRVFTPVMLGTALKNKGVQPLLDAVIDYLPNPGEVVNYAHIEKEGEEREKIILNPARTSASPFAGLAFKLEAGRFGQLTYVRVYQGMLKRGDNLYNTRTRKKIRVARLVRMHSNEMEDVNEVYAGDICALFGVDCASGDTFVTEPKLEIALESIHIPEPVISMAIRPAHSKDMDSFSKAVGRFTKEDPTYHINYDTDNKETIASGMGELHLEIYAQRMEREYNCPVVMGKPKVSFRESLLSPCEFDYLHKKQSGGSGQFGRISGVMEPLPATENTKVEFVDETMGTNVPKTFIPAIEKGFRMMVDKGLLSGHKIAGVRFIVRDGAHHIVDSNEISFILAAQGAVKEVYENGFWHILEPIMSVEITAPEEFQGTVIGQLNKRHGIITGTEGNDGWFTVYAEVPLNDMFGYSTEIRSTTQGKGEFSMEYSRYSPALPDVQHQVINKYRESIGISTTDSKKKKK comes from the exons atgtttccacACATTACTGCAACATGCCTCTTGCGATCAGCGAAATGTGCTTTACGGCACGCTCGATCTTCTATCTTATACCGAAAG ACTATTTCGCGTTCTTATGCAGCTGTATCCAAATTTTCAGAGCATAAGGAGCTGGAGAAAATCAGAAACATAGGGATTTCTGCTCACATTGATTCAGGAAAGACCACATTGACTGAGCGTGTGCTGTTTTACACTGGACGAATTGAAGAAATGCATGAAGTCAAGGGTAAAGACAGTGTAGGTGCAGTTATGGATTCCATGGAGCTGGAGAGGCAAAGGGGAATCACAATCCAATCAGCAGCAACCTACACAGTGTGGAAGGATCACAATGTGAACATTATTGATACTCCGGGGCACGTAGATTTTACTGTGGAAGTTGAAAGAGCTCTCAGAGTACTAGATGGAGCAGttcttgttctttgtgctgtagGAGGAGTGCAAAGTCAAACATTGACTGTAAACAGGCAGATGAAGCGTTACAATGTACCCTGCCTGGCATTTATCAATAAGCTGGATCGATTGGGCTCCAATCCCTATAGAGTTTTACATCAACTGAG gacGAAATTAAATCATAATGCTTCTTTTCTACAACTCCCAATTGGTTTAGAAAGTGAATGCAAGGGAGTTATTGATTTAGTCCATCAAAGAGCCATTTATTTTGAAGGAGTTCTtgg AACTACCATCAGGTATGACGAAATACCAAGCGATATGAGAGCAGAGAGTGAAGACCGGCGACAGGAATTAATCGAAAGCGTTTCGAACGTTGACGAAATACTTGGCGAAATATTTCTTG AGGAAAAGGTTCCTACTGAACTAGATCTCATGGCTGCTATTCGTCGTTCATGTATCAAACGAGTCTTCACGCCAGTAATGCTGGGTACTGCATTGAAAAACAAGGGTGTACAACCCTTATTAGATGCCGTTATTGACTATTTACCAAATCCAG GAGAAGTCGTCAACTATGCTCATATAGAAAAGGAAGGTGAGGAACGAGAGAAAATTATACTGAATCCAGCTAGAACGTCAGCAAGTCCTTTTGCTGGGCTGGCCTTTAAGTTGGAAGCCGGACGCTTTGGGCAATTGACTTATGTTCGAGTATACCAAG GTATGCTCAAAAGGGGAGATAATTTGTATAATACTCGTACAAGAAAGAAGATTCGTGTTGCTCGTTTAGTGCGAATGCATTCTAACGAGATGGAGGATGTCAATGAAGTATATGCCGGTGATATCTGCGCACTTTTTGGTGTCGATTGCGCCAGTGGAGACACTTTCGTCACCGAGCCTAAATTAGAAATAGCTCTAGAATCAATTCATATACCAGAACCAGTTATCTCAATGGCAATTCGCCCGGCCCACAGCAAAGATATGGACAGCTTTTCCAAAGCAGTCGGTCGTTTTACTAAAGAAGATCCTACCTATCAT aTTAATTACGACACAGACAACAAAGAAACGATCGCGTCCGGGATGGGTGAGCTTCACTTGGAAATTTATGCTCAACGTATGGAACGCGAATACAATTGCCCAGTTGTTATGGGCAAGCCCAAAGTGTCTTTTAGAGAATCACTTCTTTCTCCTTgtgaatttgattatttgcACAAGAAGCAATCGGGAGGCTCAGGTCAATTTGGACGAATCTCTGGAGTGATGGAACCGCTACCTGCTACAGAGAATACTAAA GTGGAGTTTGTTGACGAAACAATGGGCACGAACGTACCAAAGACATTTATACCTGCCATTGAGAAGGGATTCCGAATGATGGTGGACAAAGGGTTGCTTTCTGGACACAAGATTGCTGGAGTCCGATTTATCGTTCGTGACGGTGCTCATCACATAGTCGATTCTAAcgaaatttcatttattttggctGCACAAGGCGCTGTGAAAGAG GTTTACGAAAACGGTTTCTGGCATATCCTTGAGCCGATCATGAGTGTGGAAATTACTGCCCCTGAAGAATTTCAAGGAACTGTAATCGGACAACTCAACAAGCGCCACGGTATCATCACAGGAACGGAAGGAAATGATGGCTGGTTTACAGTCTACGCTGAAGTACCACTCAACGACATGTTTGGTTACTCCACCGAGATACGTTCGACTACACAAGGAAAAGGAGAGTTTTCAATGGAATATTCGCGCTATTCGCCAGCTTTACCCGATGTCCAACACCAGGTCATCAATAAATACCGAGAATCTATAGGCATCAGTACCACGGacagcaagaaaaagaagaagtaa
- the LOC124342683 gene encoding uncharacterized protein LOC124342683 → MEQWPKDLPWVAVAAEKRTAHIHHAISEPPLQDWTKVIIDSKNISTFLKVEGDAKEIILKCQKEGFREEISLLSKGKQISKKSSLIQLTPFLDKNGILRLGGRIHRAKLPYEILHPPILPGKHPLAEKIVTAVHQESHHAGTDFLHAKIRQHFWILQGRELAKKIRFNCAVCVKSRAKLATQKMGDLPSARLDSYTAPFTHIALDYFGPIETSAYRNRVIKRYGLLITCLVTRNVYVEMVQSMSTPDFLYGLRRFIGEFTKPTEIFCDNGTNFVGAEKELATAFRELQKDEKLKEFARERSIIWKFQPPSAPHFGGSHESMVKSTKRALYRALDTEKAGLRYPTDEMLRTLLKEVAGMLNGRPLTLASNDPEDFRPITPKDFLNLPPTSDLPAGDIRRALPRDHIRYVKKMANLFWDLWTKIFLPTLVPRRKWVAEERNFEVGDSIMLSDNNLLPNQWKTGRIIEVYPGSDGFVRVVKVKTDCGEYLRPIHRLVLLEPYSAVLPSASGENVPEKKKA, encoded by the coding sequence ATGGAGCAATGGCCGAAGGATTTGCCTTGGGTGGCAGTagcagcagagaaaagaaCTGCCCACATCCACCACGCAATTTCTGAGCCCCCTCTTCAAGATTGGACAAAGGTGATCATCGATTCGAAGAACATCTCAACATTCCTGAAGGTGGAAGGAGATGCCAAGGAGATTATTTTAAAGTGCCAAAAGGAAGGATTCCGTGAAGAAATCAGTTTATTGTCAAAGGGCAAGCAAATCTCAAAGAAGTCAAGCCTCATTCAATTAACTCCTTTCTTAGACAAAAATGGAATTCTCCGACTGGGTGGACGGATCCACCGCGCAAAGCTACCATATGAGATTCTACACCCTCCAATTCTGCCCGGAAAGCACCCACTTGCAGAAAAGATAGTGACAGCAGTGCATCAAGAGTCGCATCACGCAGGCACTGACTTTCTCCATGCCAAAATTCGGCAACATTTTTGGATCCTGCAAGGACGAGAGCTGGCAAAGAAGATCCGCTTCAACTGTGCCGTCTGTGTGAAATCGCGTGCCAAACTCGCCACGCAAAAGATGGGTGATTTGCCATCTGCTCGTCTCGATTCTTACACGGCACCATTCACGCACATAGCTCTGGATTATTTCGGACCGATCGAAACGTCAGCTTACAGGAACCGAGTAATCAAACGGTATGGCCTGTTAATCACCTGTCTCGTCACCCGCAATGTTTATGTAGAAATGGTGCAGTCAATGTCAACACCAGATTTTCTCTACGGTCTACGGCGTTTCATCGGAGAATTCACGAAGCCAACTGAAATCTTCTGTGATAACGGGACAAACTTTGTGGGAGCTGAGAAGGAGCTGGCCACAGCATTTCGTGAGTTGCAAAAGGACGAAAAGTTGAAGGAGTTTGCGCGAGAGCGCTCAATCATCTGGAAATTCCAGCCACCTAGTGCTCCGCATTTCGGCGGATCACACGAATCAATGGTCAAATCAACAAAGAGGGCGCTCTACCGGGCGCTGGATACGGAAAAAGCCGGATTGCGCTACCCGACGGACGAAATGCTCAGAACGCTACTGAAGGAAGTGGCGGGCATGCTGAACGGGAGACCTCTGACGCTGGCCAGCAACGACCCAGAAGACTTCAGACCGATCACACCAAAGGATTTCTTGAATCTGCCACCAACGTCGGATCTTCCGGCCGGAGACATCCGTCGCGCTCTGCCCCGCGACCATATTCGTTACGTGAAGAAGATGGccaatttattttgggacCTGTGGACCAAGATTTTCCTCCCGACGCTGGTTCCAAGAAGGAAGTGGGTCgcggaagaaagaaattttgaagttgGAGATTCGATCATGCTATCGGACAACAATTTGCTGCCAAATCAGTGGAAGACGGGCCGAATCATCGAAGTTTATCCCGGTTCCGACGGCTTTGTTCGAGTCGTAAAAGTGAAAACGGACTGCGGAGAATATTTGAGACCAATCCATCGTCTAGTTCTACTGGAACCTTACTCGGCCGTCCTTCCGTCGGCCTCGGGGGAGAATgttccagagaaaaagaaggcttaa
- the LOC124342218 gene encoding uncharacterized protein LOC124342218, with the protein MVRGRKSKAATASQNDNTVASRLRSRTVPANGEDESTPPADPTQQVKNISRVPQPEAFERDATRMQIQMTCSYIGKLIKERGSRRACLGLLNKLDDMLATVERLNLLVVDPSDADEFAKQAQIQIDLFTLIESKKEDVDAYVTLRADDESSVGSCMQSIKGVPLVTHPSASTVGEWMCKRAAAYQNAYSLAAEKILPSGENKFPRGPSAPDKNEVTQSEKLLAEAQKRAAEAQQEAAQLKKRLEEVNKKADLANKEASKLSDAAMRRGSAPTIISNPFHGWGDGAFDDWHRRSTHEPTKEDGDEEAPDDWIDRYCNGLEEANWSYSSKSAARGELPIYSGRATDWFWWSDLLRSMVHDQRIAPGEKLAVLKSRLRGDQFEIVQGLGGGESAYKAALFRLKQSAGRRDVMRIALLGELDRMELGRENSSFRRFAERARTIFFDLTRIGEKFNADLIERLSRKLHPADRLEWNSGRRTGLERRPLKEFGEWMCERAAAYQNAYSLAAEQILPSGENKFPRRQQLPTSGRANHVSLEPCTTDKPKSRCFCCEGEHRLMACPTFKEMPTKEKVRFCVKRRLCMKCFGTRHSAADCKFGKGCGFSGCPFIHHPLLHDAKEKHDKGSSHHTSLSAQVDRVKVALGVIRMEAYTAEGQLIPVSVLIDEGSDTTLFREDFLQRLKIIGKGTTLDLVGVTGAECYKSQKAPVRFLLPDGKEAVIKGTTIPQISRPTPVIDWRKLKNRWPHLADVPVQESGRKIDVLVGLDHSNLLAVLESRVGGEHEPFASRTRLGWVVRGLLGSDIGPMTTAHIHHISTASESSLDEEFQKFCTTENFGTEFKGNGLSESDIIAEKIVDEGLKKLDIGYETPLTWLEGEPTFENNRTLAEHRWQDLKERFKRDPDFEADYRAAIKKYVDEGYASRVKEEDLYSNNQYYLPHHGVYKKVYGKKKKKLRVVFDAAAKWKKKCLNDGMRQGRKLQNDLAKVLIRFQLGEIAFAADVTAMYSRIRLRPQDARFHQPLQMPLEGEKNVWKQ; encoded by the exons ATGGTAAGAGGCAGGAAGTCAAAGGCAGCCACGGCTTCTCAAAACGACAACACGGTTGCGTCCAGACTTCGTTCTCGAACAGTACCAGCAAATGGTGAAGATGAATCGACACCCCCTGCTGATCCCACTCAGCAAGTCAAGAACATTTCACGAGTTCCTCAACCTGAGGCGTTTGAACGTGATGCCACACGTATGCAGATCCAGATGACATGTAGCTATATTGGCAAGCTCATCAAGGAAAGAGGATCAAGAAGAGCCTGTCTAGGCCTACTCAACAAACTCGACGACATGTTGGCCACTGTCGAAAGACTCAATTTATTGGTGGTAGACCCGTCCGACGCCGATGAATTCGCGAAGCAAgctcaaattcaaatcgatCTGTTCACACTTATCGAGTCGAAGAAAGAAGACGTTGACGCTTATGTCACTCTAAGAGCTGATGACGAATCTTCTGTCGGGTCCTGCATGCAGTCAATCAAAGGCGTACCACTGGTGACTCACCCCTCTGCCTCGACAGTTGGAGAGTGGATGTGCAAGAGAGCTGCAGCATATCAAAATGCTTATAGCCTGGCAGCGGAGAAAATTTTGCCGTCTGGTGAGAACAAGTTTCCTCGTGGCCCCTCTGCACCCGACAAAAATGAAGTGACTCAGTCGGAGAAATTGCTTGCTGAAGCGCAGAAAAGAGCAGCGGAGGCCCAACAGGAAGCTGCCCAGCTGAAAAAACGACTCGAAGAAGTAAATAAGAAAGCTGATTTGGCAAATAAGGAAGCAAGCAAACTATCCGATGCTGCCATGCGACGCGGTTCAGCACCAACCATCATCAGCAACCCATTCCACGGTTGGGGAGACGGAGCGTTCGACGATTGGCACCGCCGTTCTACTCACGAACCGACCAAAGAGGATGGAGATGAAGAAGCACCAGACGACTGGATCGACCGGTACTGCAACGGCCTAGAAGAAGCCAATTGGTCATATTCTAGCAAATCGGCAGCACGCGGGGAGCTTCCCATCTACTCTGGAAGGGCAACCGATTGGTTTTGGTGGTCGGATTTGCTACGTTCGATGGTTCATGATCAACGAATCGCACCTGGAGAAAAGCTTGCTGTCTTGAAGAGCCGACTACGGGGAGATCAATTCGAAATCGTGCAGGGCCTTGGCGGAGGAGAATCTGCTTATAAGGCCGCTTTATTCCGACTGAAGCAGTCGGCTGGACGTCGCGACGTAATGCGTATAGCACTACTCGGTGAACTCGACCGTATGGAGCTGGGCAGAGAAAACTCATCATTCCGTCGCTTTGCCGAAAGAGCTCGAACCATCTTCTTTGATTTAACCCGAATTGGGGAGAAATTTAATGCCGACCTCATTGAACGACTGAGCCGTAAATTGCATCCGGCGGATCGACTCGAATGGAATTCCGGACGACGTACTGGATTAGAACGGCGCCCTCTGAAGGAATTTGGAGAGTGGATGTGCGAGAGAGCTGCAGCATACCAAAATGCTTACAGTCTGGCAGCGGAGCAAATTTTGCCGTCTGGTGAAAACAAGTTTCCTCGTCGCCAACAATTGCCAACATCAGGACGCGCCAATCACGTTAGCTTGGAGCCCTGCACTACCGACAAACCGAAGAGTCGCTGCTTTTGTTGTGAGGGGGAGCACCGGTTGATGGCTTGCCCAACATTCAAAGAAATGCCTACGAAAGAGAAGGTACGATTTTGCGTCAAGCGCCGCTTATGCATGAAATGTTTCGGGACGAGACACTCTGCAGCCGATTGCAAATTCGGAAAAGGTTGTGGATTCAGCGGATGCCCTTTTATTCATCACCCATTGCTTCATGATGCCAAAGAGAAGCACGACAAAGGTAGCAGCCATCACACATCACTCTCAGCCCAGGTGGATCGCGTCAAGGTGGCGCTAGGCGTTATCCGGATGGAAGCTTACACAGCCGAAGGCCAGCTCATCCCAGTATCGGTGCTGATAGACGAGGGCAGCGACACGACGTTGTTTCGAGAGGATTTTCTTCAACGGCTTAAGATCATCGGGAAAGGTACTACTCTAGATCTTGTAGGAGTTACCGGCGCCGAATGCTACAAATCGCAGAAGGCCCCAGTTCGATTTCTTTTACCGGACGGGAAGGAAGCCGTCATAAAAGGAACTACGATCCCGCAGATATCTAGGCCGACTCCGGTAATCGACtggagaaaattgaaaaatcgatGGCCACATTTAGCTGACGTCCCAGTGCAAGAGAGTGGCAGAAAAATCGACGTCTTGGTGGGACTCGATCACTCAAATCTACTTGCAGTATTGGAATCGCGCGTTGGAGGCGAACACGAACCTTTCGCATCTCGCACTAGACTCGGTTGGGTCGTCCGTGGCCTGCTTGGGAGTGACATCGGTCCGATGACAACGGCCCACATCCATCACATCTCAACAGCATCCGAGTCCTCGCTCGATGAAGAGTTCCAGAAATTTTGTACAACCGAAAATTTCGGTACTGAATTCAAAGGAAACGGCCTCTCAGAATCAGACATAATCGCCGAAAAGATCGTGGATGAAGGCCTGAAGAAACTAGACATTGGGTATGAAACCCCACTCACgtggctcgaaggagagccgACATTTGAAAATAACAGGACGCTGGCGGAGCATCGTTGGCAAGACCTGAAGGAACGATTCAAGAGAGATCCAGATTTCGAGGCTGATTACAGAGCCGCGATCAAGAAATACGTCGACGAAGGCTATGCATCGAGAGTAAAAGAGGAAGATTTATACTCGAACAACCAGTACTACTTGCCGCATCACGGTGTCTACAAGAAAGTGTatggtaagaagaagaagaagcttcgaGTCGTCTTCGATGCCGCTgccaaatggaagaagaaatgccTCAACGACGGAATGCGACAGGGTCGAAAATTGCAGAACGACTTAGCCAAGGTCCTCATTCGATTCCAGCTGGGGGAGATTGCCTTTGCAGCAGACGTGACCGCCATGTACAGCAGGATTCGACTTCGACCACAAGATGCCCGCTTTCATC AGCCGCTTCAGATGCCACTAGAGGGAGAGAAGAATGTATGGAAGCAGTAG